Proteins encoded by one window of Chondromyces crocatus:
- a CDS encoding homoserine kinase, whose protein sequence is MAMLTPLSGDEARALGALYGLSVVGVEGLLAGSVNSNFRLALEGGGAAFLRIYEEQDVAGAARDVALIEAMAAGGVPTPCPFRRCDGQGTGGAPDAPGEALAMHAGKPVAVMPWVAGEVLCQARVTTEVTRKVGVALARVHVAGARGAEGVSESRFGLEALAQRLEGVRGAGAEALTPAVRADAEALTALVTSLASEAEALGGKAGVVIHGDLFRDNVLWQGGEIAGVLDFESASRGHAAFDLAVTALAWCFGDALDESLVQALGEGYASVRTLGEEERGRLLHEARVAAVRFAVTRLTDYELRPAGRQYRDYRRFLARLAAVERLGPEGLTRLLAPAGRAVHEAPEVAPLPGTHYLR, encoded by the coding sequence ATGGCGATGCTGACGCCCTTGTCGGGCGATGAGGCGCGGGCGCTGGGGGCGCTCTACGGGCTGTCCGTGGTGGGGGTGGAGGGCCTGCTGGCCGGGAGCGTGAACTCGAACTTCAGGCTGGCGCTGGAGGGCGGGGGCGCCGCGTTTCTGAGGATCTACGAGGAGCAGGATGTCGCGGGGGCGGCGCGGGACGTGGCGCTGATCGAGGCGATGGCGGCAGGCGGGGTGCCGACGCCATGCCCGTTTCGTCGGTGTGATGGGCAAGGCACGGGCGGTGCGCCCGACGCGCCCGGCGAGGCGCTGGCGATGCACGCGGGGAAGCCGGTGGCGGTGATGCCGTGGGTGGCGGGGGAGGTCCTCTGTCAGGCGCGGGTGACCACCGAGGTGACCCGGAAGGTGGGCGTGGCGCTGGCGCGCGTGCATGTGGCGGGGGCGAGGGGGGCCGAGGGGGTGTCGGAGAGCCGGTTCGGCCTGGAGGCGCTCGCCCAGCGGCTGGAGGGGGTGCGTGGCGCTGGCGCGGAGGCGCTCACCCCGGCGGTGCGGGCGGATGCGGAGGCGCTGACGGCGCTCGTGACGTCGCTGGCGTCGGAGGCCGAGGCCCTGGGGGGAAAGGCGGGGGTGGTGATCCACGGCGATCTGTTCCGGGACAATGTGCTCTGGCAGGGCGGCGAGATCGCCGGGGTGCTCGACTTCGAGAGCGCGTCACGGGGGCACGCGGCGTTCGACCTGGCGGTGACGGCGCTGGCCTGGTGCTTCGGGGATGCTCTGGACGAGTCGCTCGTCCAGGCTCTGGGAGAGGGGTATGCGTCGGTGCGGACGCTCGGGGAGGAGGAGCGGGGGCGGTTGTTGCATGAGGCCCGGGTGGCGGCGGTGCGGTTCGCGGTCACTCGGCTCACGGACTACGAGCTGCGCCCGGCAGGTCGTCAGTACCGGGACTACCGGCGGTTCCTCGCGCGCCTCGCTGCGGTGGAACGCCTCGGGCCGGAAGGTCTGACCCGGCTACTCGCGCCAGCAGGGCGGGCGGTACACGAGGCCCCCGAGGTTGCACCGCTGCCTGGCACCCATTACCTTCGCTGA
- the hflX gene encoding GTPase HflX yields the protein MPTLYGNTTGLSPNATKLLERIYRRKVPLHVIATPELIRALAEASHETGRQVGALVHRSGEIDYVIVGDATRLMLPDIGRLRAAQGRFRALRLVHTHLWNEPLTRDDFVDLVRLRLDLVAAIQLNPGGEPRTLHYAYNTPARETAPDDDAPAEHLPYTAVGPVLIGRVDVDFGGLMQALEDEFNKHSRTRSVTGKDGRALLVHVSEKTKHGALARAEESLRELAELAATAGVEVADNVLQLRERIDARHVMGKGKLDEVLLRAAELDVETLVFDRNLTPSQASAIAKHTDLKVIDRTQLILDIFAQRAESRDGKLQVELAQLKYALPRLAQKDDSLSRLTGGIGGRGPGETKLEIGRRRAKERVSFLEDQLKRLSRQREQRRRRRTRQRVPVVSIVGYTNAGKSTLLNTLTGAEVLAEDKLFATLDPRSRRLRFPEEREVVLTDTVGFIRELPPDLFAAFRATFEEAADADLLLHVVDASDPARDQHIETTEALLTELDLIKLPRILVFNKVDRVDREEARWLQQGSPGAVLLSATQRETAHPLLLRIAEHLKSRWEEAALVPTYVAAADDELADDGDHGASGDGDQAPHEDPVLHGDGDGDAPWSEATEEGTSLTTLAELGARPRRTVLRI from the coding sequence ATGCCTACCCTTTACGGAAACACCACAGGTCTCAGCCCCAACGCCACCAAGCTCCTGGAGCGCATCTACCGACGCAAGGTCCCGCTCCACGTCATCGCCACCCCCGAGCTCATCAGGGCGCTCGCGGAGGCCTCCCACGAGACGGGCCGCCAGGTCGGCGCCCTCGTCCATCGCTCGGGCGAGATCGACTACGTCATCGTCGGCGACGCCACGCGCCTCATGCTGCCCGACATCGGCCGCCTCCGCGCCGCCCAGGGCCGCTTCCGCGCGCTCCGCCTCGTCCACACCCACCTCTGGAACGAGCCGCTCACCCGCGACGACTTCGTCGACCTCGTGCGCCTGCGCCTCGACCTCGTCGCGGCCATCCAGCTCAACCCGGGCGGCGAGCCGCGCACCCTGCACTACGCCTACAACACCCCCGCCCGCGAGACGGCCCCGGACGACGACGCCCCCGCCGAGCACCTCCCGTACACCGCGGTCGGCCCCGTTCTCATCGGCCGCGTCGACGTCGACTTCGGCGGCCTCATGCAGGCCCTCGAAGACGAGTTCAACAAGCACAGCCGCACCCGCTCCGTCACCGGCAAGGACGGCCGCGCCCTCCTCGTCCACGTCTCCGAGAAGACCAAGCACGGCGCCCTCGCCCGAGCCGAAGAAAGCCTCCGCGAACTCGCCGAACTCGCCGCCACCGCCGGCGTCGAGGTCGCCGACAACGTCCTTCAGCTCCGCGAGCGCATCGACGCACGCCACGTCATGGGCAAGGGCAAGCTCGACGAGGTCCTCCTCCGCGCCGCCGAGCTCGACGTCGAGACCCTGGTCTTCGACCGCAACCTCACCCCCTCGCAGGCCTCGGCCATCGCCAAGCACACCGACCTCAAGGTCATCGACCGGACCCAGCTCATCCTCGACATCTTCGCCCAGCGCGCCGAGTCCCGGGACGGCAAGCTCCAGGTCGAGCTGGCCCAGCTCAAGTATGCCCTCCCGCGCCTCGCGCAGAAGGACGACTCCCTCTCCCGCCTCACCGGCGGCATCGGCGGGCGCGGCCCTGGCGAGACCAAGCTCGAGATCGGACGCCGTCGCGCCAAGGAGCGCGTCTCCTTCCTCGAAGACCAGCTCAAGCGCCTCTCTCGCCAGCGCGAGCAGCGCCGGCGCCGCCGCACCCGTCAGCGCGTCCCCGTCGTGTCCATCGTCGGCTATACCAACGCTGGCAAGAGCACCCTGCTCAACACCCTCACCGGCGCCGAGGTCCTCGCCGAAGACAAGCTCTTCGCCACCCTCGACCCGCGCTCACGGCGCCTCCGCTTCCCCGAGGAGCGCGAGGTCGTCCTCACCGACACCGTGGGCTTCATCCGCGAGCTGCCCCCCGACCTCTTCGCCGCCTTCCGCGCCACCTTCGAGGAAGCCGCCGACGCCGACCTTCTCCTCCACGTCGTCGACGCCAGCGATCCGGCCCGCGACCAGCACATCGAGACCACCGAGGCCCTCCTCACGGAACTCGACCTCATCAAGCTCCCCCGCATCCTGGTCTTCAACAAGGTCGACCGCGTCGACCGCGAAGAAGCCCGCTGGCTACAGCAAGGATCTCCAGGGGCCGTCCTCCTCTCCGCCACCCAGCGAGAGACCGCGCATCCCCTTCTCTTGCGCATCGCCGAGCACCTGAAGAGCCGCTGGGAAGAGGCCGCCCTCGTGCCCACGTACGTGGCTGCCGCCGACGACGAGCTGGCCGACGACGGCGATCACGGAGCGAGCGGCGATGGGGACCAGGCGCCGCACGAGGACCCCGTGCTCCACGGCGATGGCGACGGTGACGCACCCTGGTCCGAGGCGACCGAAGAAGGCACCTCGCTCACCACGCTCGCCGAACTCGGCGCCCGCCCTCGCCGCACCGTCCTTCGCATCTGA
- a CDS encoding cupredoxin domain-containing protein — MKLQNRLGLLGAAGLLVMAMASVGCSDDDGSSNTGGGGGAGGGTTTTTTTTDTNAGGAGGTGGAGGEGGTSGEGGAGGEGGGASAVNGCAPETAEDRTGEAAVSVAFGGGLGQVYSPKCVTVSVGTVVTFTGSFQNHPLQGGVVENGSGEPATTGPFATVTNSGNSKAVTLDDAGTYPYYCVPHAQMGMTGVVYVVP; from the coding sequence ATGAAGCTTCAGAATCGCTTGGGCTTGCTCGGTGCCGCTGGACTGCTGGTGATGGCCATGGCCAGCGTGGGTTGCTCGGATGACGATGGGTCGAGCAATACCGGCGGCGGCGGCGGCGCGGGTGGCGGGACGACGACGACGACCACCACCACCGACACCAACGCGGGCGGCGCGGGTGGGACCGGCGGTGCCGGCGGTGAAGGCGGCACCAGTGGTGAGGGCGGCGCGGGCGGTGAGGGTGGCGGCGCGAGCGCGGTGAACGGCTGCGCGCCCGAGACGGCAGAGGATCGGACCGGCGAGGCAGCCGTGAGCGTCGCGTTCGGTGGGGGCCTCGGGCAGGTGTACAGCCCGAAGTGCGTGACGGTGTCGGTCGGGACCGTCGTCACCTTCACCGGAAGCTTCCAGAACCATCCGCTGCAGGGCGGCGTGGTGGAGAATGGGTCGGGAGAGCCGGCGACGACGGGCCCGTTCGCGACGGTGACCAACTCGGGGAACTCGAAGGCGGTCACCCTGGACGACGCAGGGACGTACCCCTACTACTGCGTGCCGCACGCGCAGATGGGGATGACGGGCGTCGTGTACGTGGTGCCCTGA
- a CDS encoding serine/threonine-protein kinase, translating to MPTASFLAAEGRIMQVAAGVVVGGKYRLEKPLSRGGMGAVWLARHVHLASPVAVKFMYASYATSPALLARFEREARIAANLQSPHVVHVHDYGFDAEMPYLVMELLQGEDLGTRLQSVGRVPLSTAVQLLTQIGRALRRAHEAGLVHRDLKPCNIFIARFEDEEIVKVLDFGIVKVPGSSIAGEATRPGELLGSPHYMSPEQVRGDADIDYRSDLWSLSVILFRALTGVLPFPGEQLGTVMAKILVEGVPKATDLAPDLPPMIDLFFEKGLSRAREKRFQSVRAMLDDLRAIAGHGPVSTRVGGSGSWGMDDITVSPPESPRGLCFDEAGWADRSGSVAELLPASEHAPRAAVDSPTPGTLVGAGLGASQRPAARGLSPVVLGTFASVLLISLGGGIALMKVHALDRPGQAPPGEVARGAGSEGGHGASAETTLHGVPPVERRSALVKVAVLAGEGDRKEPGRREASGEAGAAGVKAGDEGGEAAEVAVEVATEVAADGVADVPVGAATETSGNVGVEDTARRGPEAGAESAEVRSEGHEADVADARSAGKGLDGKSAGGERSKRPGARRGSTGGAAAQPAPMEHAAGPRDAATPVVPGNPAWLLPHVLRP from the coding sequence TTGCCGACCGCCAGCTTCCTGGCTGCGGAGGGAAGGATCATGCAGGTGGCGGCGGGGGTCGTCGTGGGGGGCAAATACCGCCTGGAGAAGCCTCTTTCTCGGGGTGGTATGGGGGCGGTGTGGCTGGCACGCCACGTCCACCTCGCCTCTCCCGTCGCCGTGAAGTTCATGTACGCGTCGTACGCGACGTCGCCCGCGCTTCTGGCCCGGTTCGAGCGAGAGGCGCGCATCGCCGCCAACCTTCAGAGCCCGCACGTGGTCCATGTGCACGACTACGGGTTCGACGCGGAGATGCCGTACCTGGTGATGGAGCTGCTCCAGGGGGAAGATCTGGGGACGCGGCTGCAGTCGGTCGGGCGGGTGCCGCTGTCGACGGCGGTGCAGCTGCTCACGCAGATCGGCAGGGCGCTGCGGCGCGCCCACGAGGCGGGGCTGGTGCATCGGGATCTGAAGCCTTGCAACATCTTCATCGCCCGCTTCGAGGACGAGGAGATCGTGAAGGTGCTCGACTTCGGGATCGTGAAGGTGCCCGGGAGCAGCATCGCGGGCGAGGCGACGCGGCCCGGGGAACTGCTGGGGTCGCCGCACTACATGAGCCCGGAGCAGGTGCGGGGGGATGCGGACATCGACTACCGGAGCGATCTGTGGTCGCTGTCGGTGATCTTGTTCCGCGCGCTGACGGGGGTGCTGCCGTTCCCCGGTGAGCAGCTCGGGACGGTGATGGCGAAGATCCTGGTGGAAGGGGTCCCGAAGGCGACGGATCTGGCGCCGGATCTGCCGCCGATGATCGATCTGTTCTTCGAGAAGGGGCTCTCGCGCGCTCGGGAGAAGCGGTTCCAGTCGGTGCGGGCGATGCTCGATGATCTGCGGGCGATCGCAGGGCACGGGCCGGTGAGCACGCGCGTGGGTGGGTCGGGAAGCTGGGGGATGGACGACATCACGGTGAGTCCGCCGGAGTCGCCGCGCGGGCTGTGCTTCGACGAGGCGGGGTGGGCAGACCGGTCGGGGTCGGTGGCGGAGCTGCTGCCCGCGAGCGAGCACGCGCCACGGGCCGCGGTGGACTCGCCGACACCAGGGACGCTGGTGGGGGCCGGGCTCGGGGCGTCGCAACGGCCCGCGGCCAGGGGGTTGTCGCCGGTGGTGCTGGGTACGTTCGCGAGCGTGCTGCTGATCTCGCTGGGGGGAGGGATCGCGCTGATGAAGGTGCACGCGCTGGACAGGCCAGGCCAGGCGCCGCCGGGAGAGGTGGCGCGCGGCGCCGGCTCGGAGGGAGGTCACGGCGCGTCGGCAGAGACGACGTTACACGGGGTCCCGCCGGTGGAGCGGCGCTCGGCGCTGGTGAAGGTGGCGGTGCTGGCGGGGGAGGGCGATCGGAAGGAGCCGGGGCGCAGGGAAGCTTCGGGTGAGGCGGGCGCGGCGGGCGTGAAGGCCGGGGACGAGGGGGGCGAGGCGGCCGAGGTCGCGGTAGAGGTCGCGACGGAGGTCGCAGCAGACGGCGTGGCCGACGTCCCCGTGGGGGCTGCGACCGAGACCTCAGGGAACGTCGGCGTGGAGGACACGGCGCGGCGCGGGCCGGAGGCGGGCGCGGAGAGCGCAGAGGTCCGCAGCGAGGGGCACGAGGCGGACGTGGCGGACGCCAGGAGTGCGGGCAAGGGGCTGGACGGGAAGTCGGCCGGGGGAGAGCGGTCGAAGCGGCCCGGGGCGCGGCGCGGGAGCACGGGAGGAGCCGCCGCGCAGCCCGCACCGATGGAACACGCGGCAGGTCCCCGGGACGCGGCCACGCCGGTGGTGCCAGGGAATCCGGCGTGGTTGCTGCCGCACGTGCTGCGTCCCTGA
- a CDS encoding PAS domain-containing protein, with the protein MPALRRFLDHATWGPAEFLQRVIDTIPDPIFVKDRQHRWIAVNEAYCGLHGREAEELLGRSDPDYHPAEEATVFWEHDDRVFASGAPDENEEVVTNAEGALRTIWTRKFPLRDEAGEVAGLCGIITDVTRMKERLQEAERLEADHLKQQATIDAQATLIDRMAMPVLQIWEGILLMPVIGEISHLRAALALENLMESVARDQARFLLLDLTGVPIIDTAIAHYIVKAVKAVELLGCACALVGIGPEIAKTLVHLEVDLGRVVTHGTLQSGLAHAQGRLAQQDAGARGAKRGAVGLKR; encoded by the coding sequence ATGCCCGCCCTACGTCGGTTTCTCGACCATGCGACCTGGGGGCCCGCCGAGTTCTTGCAGCGGGTCATCGACACCATCCCGGATCCCATCTTCGTCAAGGACCGACAGCACCGCTGGATCGCGGTGAACGAGGCCTACTGCGGGCTGCACGGGCGCGAGGCCGAGGAGCTCCTCGGGCGCAGCGATCCGGACTACCACCCGGCGGAGGAGGCGACGGTCTTCTGGGAGCACGACGATCGGGTGTTCGCCTCGGGTGCGCCGGACGAGAACGAGGAGGTGGTGACGAACGCCGAAGGGGCGCTGAGGACGATCTGGACGCGGAAGTTCCCGCTGCGGGACGAAGCAGGCGAGGTCGCCGGGCTCTGCGGGATCATCACCGACGTGACGAGGATGAAGGAGCGGCTCCAGGAGGCGGAGCGGCTCGAGGCCGATCACCTGAAGCAGCAGGCGACGATCGATGCGCAAGCGACGCTGATCGATCGCATGGCGATGCCGGTCTTGCAGATCTGGGAGGGGATCCTGCTCATGCCGGTGATCGGGGAGATCAGCCACCTGCGCGCAGCGCTGGCGCTGGAGAACCTGATGGAGTCGGTGGCGCGGGATCAGGCGCGGTTCCTGCTCCTCGATCTGACCGGTGTGCCCATCATCGATACGGCGATCGCCCACTACATCGTGAAGGCCGTGAAGGCCGTGGAGCTGCTCGGTTGCGCGTGCGCGCTGGTGGGGATCGGTCCGGAGATCGCGAAGACGCTGGTGCACCTCGAGGTGGATCTCGGTCGCGTCGTCACCCACGGCACGCTGCAGAGCGGGCTCGCGCATGCGCAGGGCCGCCTCGCGCAGCAAGACGCGGGCGCGCGAGGTGCGAAGCGCGGGGCGGTGGGGCTGAAGCGCTGA